A section of the Pseudomonas flavescens genome encodes:
- the tssC gene encoding type VI secretion system contractile sheath large subunit, with protein MAQLIQDSAQAAATTEQTSEFASLLLQEFKPKTERAREAVETAVRTLAEHALGKTDLISDDAIKSIESIIAAIDAKLTAQVNLIMHHPDFQQLESAWRGLHYLVNNTETDEQLKIRVLNISKPELHKTLKKFKGTAWDQSPIFKKLYEEEYGQFGGEPYGCLVGDYYFDQSPPDVELLGEIAKISAAMHSPFISAASPTVMGMGSWQELSNPRDLTKIFTTPEYAGWRSLRDSEDSRYIGLTMPRFLARQPYGAKTDPVEEFAFEEETDGADSSKYTWANSAYAMAVNINRSFKLYGWCSRIRGVESGGEVPNLPAHTFPTDDGGVDMKCPTEIAISDRREAELAKNGFMPLLHKKNTDLAAFIGAQSLHKPAEYDDPDATANANLAARLPYLFATCRFAHYLKCIVRDKIGSFKERDEMQRWLQDWILNYVDGDPAHSTETTKAQHPLAEAEVVVEEIEGNPGYYSSKFYLRPHYQLEGLTVSLRLVSKLPSAKGA; from the coding sequence ATGGCCCAGTTGATTCAGGATTCCGCGCAAGCGGCCGCCACCACCGAGCAGACCAGCGAGTTCGCTTCGCTGCTGCTGCAAGAATTCAAACCCAAGACCGAGCGCGCCCGCGAAGCGGTGGAAACCGCCGTACGCACCCTGGCCGAACACGCACTGGGCAAGACCGACCTGATCTCCGATGACGCGATCAAGTCCATCGAGTCGATCATCGCGGCGATCGATGCCAAGCTGACCGCTCAGGTCAACCTGATCATGCACCACCCGGACTTCCAGCAGCTGGAAAGCGCCTGGCGTGGCCTGCACTACCTGGTCAACAACACCGAGACCGATGAGCAGCTGAAGATTCGCGTGCTCAACATCTCCAAGCCCGAACTGCACAAGACCCTGAAGAAATTCAAGGGCACCGCCTGGGATCAGAGCCCGATCTTCAAGAAGCTCTACGAAGAGGAATACGGTCAGTTCGGCGGCGAGCCTTACGGCTGCCTGGTGGGCGACTACTATTTCGACCAGTCGCCACCCGACGTCGAACTGCTCGGCGAAATCGCCAAGATCTCCGCGGCCATGCACTCGCCGTTCATCTCCGCCGCCTCGCCGACGGTCATGGGCATGGGTTCCTGGCAGGAGCTGTCCAACCCGCGCGACCTGACCAAGATCTTCACCACCCCCGAGTACGCCGGCTGGCGCTCGCTGCGTGACTCCGAGGACTCGCGCTACATCGGCCTGACCATGCCGCGTTTCCTGGCTCGCCAGCCGTACGGTGCGAAGACCGATCCCGTCGAAGAGTTCGCCTTCGAGGAAGAAACCGACGGCGCCGACAGCAGCAAGTACACCTGGGCCAACTCGGCGTACGCCATGGCGGTCAACATCAACCGTTCGTTCAAGCTGTACGGCTGGTGCTCGCGCATCCGTGGCGTGGAGTCGGGCGGTGAAGTGCCGAACCTGCCGGCGCACACCTTCCCCACCGACGACGGTGGCGTGGACATGAAGTGCCCGACCGAAATCGCCATCTCCGACCGCCGCGAAGCGGAACTGGCGAAGAACGGTTTCATGCCGCTGCTGCACAAGAAGAACACCGACCTGGCGGCCTTCATCGGCGCCCAGTCGCTGCACAAGCCGGCCGAGTACGACGATCCGGACGCCACCGCCAACGCCAACCTGGCCGCGCGCCTGCCGTACCTGTTCGCCACCTGCCGCTTCGCTCATTACCTCAAGTGCATCGTGCGCGACAAGATCGGCTCGTTCAAGGAACGCGACGAGATGCAGCGCTGGCTGCAGGACTGGATTCTCAACTACGTCGACGGTGATCCGGCGCACTCCACCGAAACCACCAAGGCCCAGCACCCGCTGGCCGAAGCCGAGGTGGTGGTCGAGGAAATCGAGGGCAACCCCGGTTACTACAGCTCCAAGTTCTATCTGCGCCCGCACTACCAGCTCGAAGGGCTGACCGTGTCGCTGCGCCTGGTATCCAAACTGCCTTCGGCCAAGGGGGCCTGA
- a CDS encoding Hcp family type VI secretion system effector encodes MAVDMFIKIGDVKGESKDKTHADEVDVLAWSWGMSQSGSMHVGGGGGAGKVNIQDLSLTKYVDKSSPNLMMACSSGKHYPEAKLTIRKAGGDSQVEYLIITLKEVLVSSISTGGSGGEDRLTENVTLNFAQVLVDYQPQKADGAKDGGPVKYGWNIRQNVKV; translated from the coding sequence ATGGCTGTTGATATGTTCATCAAGATTGGCGACGTCAAGGGCGAGTCCAAGGACAAGACCCATGCCGACGAAGTCGATGTACTGGCCTGGAGCTGGGGCATGAGCCAATCCGGCTCGATGCATGTTGGTGGTGGCGGCGGTGCCGGCAAGGTCAACATTCAGGATCTGTCGCTGACCAAGTACGTCGACAAGTCCAGCCCCAACCTGATGATGGCCTGCTCCAGCGGCAAGCATTATCCGGAAGCCAAGCTGACCATCCGCAAGGCCGGTGGCGATTCTCAGGTCGAGTACCTGATCATCACCCTGAAGGAAGTCCTGGTGTCTTCCATCAGCACTGGCGGTAGCGGTGGCGAAGACCGCCTCACCGAAAACGTCACCCTGAACTTCGCCCAGGTTCTGGTCGACTATCAGCCGCAGAAAGCCGACGGCGCCAAAGACGGCGGCCCGGTCAAGTACGGCTGGAACATCCGCCAGAACGTCAAGGTGTAA
- the tssB gene encoding type VI secretion system contractile sheath small subunit, which translates to MSSNTSSQKFIARNRAPRVQIEYDVELYGAEKKVQLPFVMGVMADLAGKPAEPQAAVADRKFLEIDADNFDSRLKAMKPRAAFHVPNALTGEGNLSLDITFESMDDFSPAAIARKVDSLNQLLEARTQLANLLTYMDGKTGAEELIIKAIKDPALLQALASAPKPQDNEPQA; encoded by the coding sequence ATGAGCAGCAATACCAGCAGCCAGAAATTCATCGCGCGCAACCGCGCCCCGCGGGTACAGATCGAATATGACGTAGAGCTGTACGGTGCCGAGAAAAAGGTGCAGCTGCCCTTCGTCATGGGCGTGATGGCCGATCTGGCCGGCAAACCCGCCGAGCCCCAGGCCGCCGTGGCCGACCGCAAGTTCCTGGAAATCGACGCCGACAACTTCGACTCGCGCCTCAAGGCCATGAAGCCGCGCGCGGCCTTCCACGTGCCCAACGCACTGACCGGTGAAGGCAACCTGAGCCTCGACATCACGTTCGAGAGCATGGACGACTTCAGCCCGGCCGCCATTGCCCGCAAGGTCGACTCGCTGAACCAGTTGCTCGAAGCCCGCACTCAACTGGCCAACCTGCTGACCTACATGGACGGCAAGACTGGCGCAGAAGAGCTGATCATCAAGGCGATCAAGGATCCGGCGCTGCTGCAGGCACTGGCTAGCGCGCCCAAGCCCCAAGACAACGAGCCGCAAGCTTAA
- the tssA gene encoding type VI secretion system protein TssA — MVDVSHLLNAVSDENPCGEDLEYDADFLELERLALGQPERQMGQSVIAAEPPDWRQVRERASELFARSKDLRLANLYLQSAIALEGLSGLAQSLTLVRELLTQYWDGVYPHLDADDDNDPTIRINALNALSAEPVIVLLREASITRSRAFGSVSIRAALNAADLQRFSSETLSADQLRGAFLDTDAELLDSTRTALDEASAALADIEGLLSERVGSAQSANLEVLKQVLRHTRQIFNDQAPAAGNDSSFADDAYQQADEQPSQGAAEHTARQAPAAPGRIASRDDVLRTLDRLLEYYAQHEPSSPVPVLLTRAQKLVTADFAEIVRNLIPDGMSQFENLRGPEYD; from the coding sequence GTGGTGGATGTGTCGCACTTGCTCAACGCAGTATCCGACGAAAACCCATGCGGGGAAGACCTCGAATACGATGCCGATTTCCTCGAGCTGGAGCGCCTGGCGCTGGGCCAGCCGGAACGCCAGATGGGCCAGTCGGTCATCGCCGCCGAACCGCCGGACTGGCGCCAGGTACGCGAACGCGCCAGCGAACTGTTCGCCCGCAGCAAGGATCTGCGCCTCGCCAACCTGTACCTGCAGAGCGCCATCGCCCTCGAGGGCCTGAGCGGCCTGGCACAGAGCCTGACGCTGGTTCGTGAGCTGCTGACCCAGTATTGGGACGGTGTCTATCCGCATCTGGATGCCGACGACGACAACGACCCGACCATCCGTATCAACGCCCTCAACGCCCTGAGCGCCGAGCCGGTGATCGTCCTGCTGCGTGAAGCCAGCATCACCCGCTCGCGCGCCTTCGGCTCGGTGAGCATCCGTGCTGCCCTGAACGCCGCGGACCTGCAGCGTTTCTCCAGCGAGACGCTCTCCGCCGACCAGTTGCGCGGCGCCTTCCTCGACACCGATGCCGAGCTGCTCGACAGCACCCGCACCGCCCTCGACGAAGCCAGCGCGGCGCTGGCCGATATCGAGGGCCTGCTCAGCGAGCGGGTCGGCTCGGCACAAAGTGCCAACCTCGAAGTGCTCAAGCAGGTACTGCGCCACACTCGGCAGATCTTCAACGACCAGGCACCCGCCGCAGGCAACGACTCATCATTTGCCGATGACGCTTACCAGCAGGCCGACGAACAGCCTTCGCAGGGTGCAGCAGAACACACAGCGCGCCAGGCGCCGGCAGCACCGGGACGCATAGCCAGCCGCGACGACGTGCTGCGCACGCTCGATCGTCTGCTGGAATATTACGCCCAGCACGAACCTTCCAGCCCGGTGCCGGTCTTACTGACGCGCGCGCAGAAGCTGGTCACCGCAGACTTCGCGGAAATCGTGCGCAATCTGATTCCCGACGGTATGTCGCAGTTCGAAAACCTGCGTGGCCCCGAATACGACTAA
- the tagH gene encoding type VI secretion system-associated FHA domain protein TagH, which produces MPLRLVITTYHKLTPGQRAEVELDRGELKIGRSAGNDWVLPDPERLVSSQHCVIQYRDGIYYITDTSTNGVILQTAGTRLRRGSSEPLEDGEVLKIGEYEIRVQISGIALAAAPVASGNAPDDPFNSFEALLSRSAQPLEMPPVNAPAAPVSPTPRRDSPFDTKPDLFDFLSPPAAVAPSVSDHVPAQQHDFRPPRPSQPPPAVVAAPAAPVTAPASVIPDDWDPFADLRAASAAQPMPDPFAEPPSVDAMEVPDPFAELPPMPAVEIPPFVVDESPVQQVQPLPLGEPVAVPQPAPAPAPAPAPAPAPAPAPATPAAIDDGELMEAFLRGAGLQHLRLDRAAAAAQMEAIGRSYRLMVEGLIDVLRARASLKGEFRMAQTMIQPVQNNPLKFAPNVDEALLMLLRHDNQAFMAPDQAVGESFDDLRAHQLALMAGVQAAIKYLLARFEPRELEGRLNKPSGLSALLPNGRRAHYWELFTELYATISQEAEDGFQELFGREFSRAYEEHIARLRGR; this is translated from the coding sequence ATGCCGCTGCGTCTGGTCATCACCACCTATCACAAACTGACGCCCGGACAGCGGGCCGAGGTCGAGCTCGATCGGGGTGAGCTGAAAATAGGGCGCAGCGCCGGTAACGATTGGGTGCTGCCCGATCCCGAGCGGTTGGTGTCCAGCCAGCACTGCGTGATCCAGTACCGCGACGGCATCTACTACATCACCGATACCAGTACCAACGGGGTGATCCTGCAGACCGCTGGTACGCGTTTGCGTCGCGGCAGCAGTGAGCCTCTGGAAGATGGCGAAGTGCTGAAGATCGGCGAATACGAGATCCGTGTGCAGATCAGCGGCATTGCCCTGGCCGCGGCGCCGGTAGCGAGCGGTAACGCCCCGGACGATCCGTTCAACAGCTTCGAGGCGTTGCTGAGCCGCAGTGCTCAGCCTCTCGAGATGCCACCGGTGAACGCCCCGGCAGCGCCCGTGAGCCCGACACCACGGCGTGATTCGCCATTCGATACCAAGCCGGATCTGTTCGACTTCCTCAGCCCTCCGGCAGCCGTGGCGCCATCGGTATCCGACCATGTGCCGGCCCAGCAGCACGATTTTCGCCCGCCGCGACCGTCACAGCCGCCACCTGCCGTGGTCGCGGCTCCTGCTGCGCCCGTCACCGCACCGGCTTCGGTGATTCCGGACGATTGGGACCCTTTTGCCGACCTTCGCGCCGCATCGGCAGCGCAGCCGATGCCCGATCCTTTCGCCGAACCGCCCAGTGTCGACGCCATGGAGGTGCCGGACCCGTTCGCCGAATTGCCACCGATGCCGGCAGTGGAAATCCCTCCCTTCGTCGTGGATGAGTCGCCGGTGCAGCAGGTCCAGCCGTTACCGCTTGGCGAGCCGGTCGCGGTGCCCCAGCCTGCACCTGCACCTGCACCTGCACCTGCACCTGCACCTGCACCTGCACCTGCACCCGCCACGCCGGCTGCCATTGATGATGGCGAGTTGATGGAGGCGTTCCTGCGTGGTGCCGGCCTGCAGCATCTGCGCCTGGATCGTGCCGCGGCTGCCGCGCAGATGGAGGCCATCGGGCGCAGTTACCGGTTGATGGTCGAAGGGCTGATCGACGTGCTGCGTGCGCGGGCCAGCCTCAAGGGCGAGTTCCGCATGGCGCAGACCATGATCCAGCCCGTACAGAACAACCCGCTGAAGTTCGCGCCCAACGTCGATGAAGCGCTGTTGATGTTGCTGCGTCACGACAATCAGGCTTTCATGGCGCCCGATCAGGCGGTCGGCGAGAGTTTCGACGATCTGCGCGCCCACCAGTTGGCGCTGATGGCTGGCGTTCAGGCTGCCATCAAATATTTGCTGGCACGGTTTGAACCGCGCGAGCTGGAAGGGCGTCTGAACAAGCCGAGCGGGCTCTCGGCACTGTTGCCCAATGGCCGTCGTGCCCATTACTGGGAACTGTTCACCGAGCTCTACGCGACCATTTCCCAGGAGGCCGAAGATGGTTTTCAGGAGTTGTTCGGTCGTGAGTTCAGCCGCGCCTACGAG